The segment AAATATCGAGATGAGGACGTTAAAAAAGACCATGAAGATGGTAATTAAAAAATAAAAAAGCCTGAAGGTTAATTCAGGCTTTTTTTATATGCTCTTGTCAAAGTTTTTTGTTTTAAAGGTTATGCCATTACATCATACCTGGCATGCCGCCACCCATTGGAGGCATTCCGCCAGCTGGTGCGTCTTCTTTAATATCTACTAATGCGCATTCTGTCGTTAAGATCATTCCCGCAACTGATGCCGCATTTTCTAAAGCGATACGCGTTACTTTCTTAGGATCTATAATTCCAGCCTTAAGCATGTCTACATAAGTTTCAGATTTAGCATCAAACCCGAAGTCTTTTTTACCTTCAAGAACTTTATTGATAACTACAGATCCTTCACCGCCAGCATTTTCAACAATAGTTCTTAAAGGCGCTTCAATAGCTCTTGCTACGATTTGAATTCCAGTGGTTTCATCTAAATTATCAGTAGTGATTTTTTCAAGTACAGATATTGCTCTTACTAAAGCAACTCCTCCACCTGCAACAATACCTTCTTCAACAGCTGCTCTTGTTGCGTGTAAGGCATCATCAACACGATCTTTTTTCTCTTTCATTTCAACTTCAGAAGCAGCTCCAACATATAATACAGCAACACCACCAGCAAGTTTTGCTAAGCGCTCTTGAAGTTTTTCTTTATCGTAATCGCTTGTTGTTGTATCAATTTGAGCTTTGATTTGATTAACTCTTGCTTTGATATCACTCGATTTTCCTGCACCATTTACAATAGTTGTGTTGTCTTTGTCGATCATTATAGATTCGGCAGTTCCTAGCATAGATAAGTCTGCATTTTCAAGAGAGAACCCCCGTTCTTCAGAAATTACAGTTCCACCAGTTAGGATAGCGATATCCTCTAACATTGCTTTTCTTCTGTCACCAAATCCTGGAGCTTTTACAGCGGCTATTTTTAATCCACCACGTAATTTGTTAACTACTAAAGTTGCTAAGGCTTGACCTTCGACATCTTCAGCTACAATTACTAAAGGTCTTCCAGATTGTGCCACTGGCTCTAATATTGGAAGGATCTCTTGTAAGTTAGAAATCTTTTTATCAAATAATAAGATATATGGGTTTTCTAAATCGGCGATCATTTTATCAGAATCGGTAACGAAGTAAGGTGACAAATAACCTCTGTCAAACTGCATACCTTCAACCACATCAACGTATGTCTCCATTCCTTTTGCTTCTTCAACAGTAATGACACCTTCTTTTCCTACTTTATCAAAAGCTTTGGCAATTAACTCACCAATAGTATCATCATTATTTGCTGAAATTGCAGCAACCTGCTTAATCATTTCTGACGAGCTCCCAACTTTTTTTGACTGCTTTTCAAGGTTCTCAGTAATAGCTTTAACAGCTTTGTCAATACCACGTTTTAAATCCATTGGGTTTGCACCAGCAGCAACGTTTTTTAAGCCTTCTTTTACGATGGCTTGCGCTAAAACTGTAGCAGTAGTTGTTCCATCACCAGCTAAGTCGTTAGTTTTTGAAGCCACTTCTTTTACCATTTGAGCACCCATATTTTCAAGAGGGTCATTTAGTTCAATTTCTTTTGCAACAGTAACACCATCTTTGGTAACTTGTGGTGCTCCAAAACTTCTGCTAATAATTACGTTACGCCCTTTAGGTCCTAAAGTTACTTTTACTGCATTTGCCAATGCATCTACACCACGCTTTAATCCGTCACGTGCTTCAATATCAAATTTTATATCTTTTGCCATTTTATTAATTTTTTGTCAATCCTGTCAAAGCAGGAATCTATTTGTTTTAACTGATTTTATTTGGATTCCACATCAAGAGTGGAATGACAAGTTCGTTTATACAATTGCTAATATGTCACTTTCACGCATGATGAGGTAATCTTTACCTTCCAACTTTAACTCTGTTCCTGCATACTTACCGTAAAGCACAGTGTCACCAGATTTAACGGTCATAGGCTCATCTTTTGTGCCTTTACCAACAGCGACAACCTTTCCTTTTTGTGGTTTTTCTTTGGCGTTGTCTGGAATAATAATTCCTGACGCAGTTTTAGTTTCAGCTTCTACAGGTTCTATGAGAACTCTGTCTGCTAATGGTTTAATGTTTAAGCTCATTGTTATGTGTATTTTTTATTTATAAGTTATGTTAACGCTATAGCGTTATGCTAAAAATGTGCCAATAGAAAATAACTGACAAAAAGTCAAGCTCTATTTAGTATTGAAACACGCAGTAACAAAAAATGCCAGCTAATGAGCTGGCATTCTGTAAAGAAATATGGTCTTCGTTTACTAATTCAAAGAATCGGCTGGCGTTGCGATATCATCAGCTGATGTATCGGTTGAAGGTACTGCGGGTGTCGTTGTCGACGTGGCATCACCATCAATTACTTTAGATTCTACTGCACCACCTGCTCCAGGGATTGCGAAATTAGAAGCCAATATTAATGCTAACAATAAAGTTGCTAAAGCCCAAGTACTCTTGTCTAAAAAGTCGGTCGTCTTTTTAACACCACCTAATTGTTGAGTGCCTCCACCACCAAACGAGGATGACAATCCACCGCCTTTTGGGTTTTGAACCATAACAACTACTACTAGTAAAAATGATACTAGTACGATTAAGATTAAAAATATAGTAAACGTATTCATTAGTTCTGTGTATTATTTTCTTGTAATTCTTTTACTGCTTTAATTTGGTCTGCAAAGAAACCACTTTTTTCTGGATATTTCAAACTTAATATTTTATAAGATTGAATTGCCTTTTCGTAGTTGTGTTGTTCGAGATAAATCCGAGCTAAAGTCTCAGTCATAAGACCATCATGGCTCACTTTGTTTGCAGTTTCGATATTGATCTTTGGTGTATCTTTTGAAGGAATAATTTTAGGGTTCGTCTCTAAGAATTTATCAATAAGTTTAAATTTTTCACTTACAGAAGCTAATTTAGATTCTGCCGGGAGTTCCTGCGGTTCTTCAGAAATGGTCTGTTGTTCATTTCTATCTATTGGCTTAAAACTGGTGATTTTTAGCCATTCTGCAAAAGAATGAGTTTCTTCTTTATCGAAATCTAAAGGTTTGCCAATTTGAAGTTTTTCCTCAGGGGTTTCCTCGATATGTTTGGCGTCAATATCTAAAATGACTTGTTCTGGTGTCTGATCAGGAAGTGATAAAAAATTTGCGACCTCTACTGATTTTACTTTTTGTTCAAATAGATTTGGATCTAAAACGCCTTCGGTATTTTTAATGTGTTCTTTTAAAGCATCGTCTATGGTCACACTTTTATTCACCGAAATATCATCAGCCTCATTTACTGTGAGATCTTTTAAATGCTCTGAATTTTGCTTAATAACTTCAGAAATCTCATTCTGATTAAAGGCTTCCGAAGTGATATAATCAAATAGGATACTGCGATCGGTCGTATAAGCTGCAGTGGTTTTTAATTCTTGATTGTACTTAAAACTGCCTTTATTCTTTAATCCTTTAAGATATAAGGCTCGTGCAGATTGAAAGTAAGGATAATGGATGGTTAGATCTTGCAACGCATTAGTTTGCTCATCTGTAATGTGCTGGGGGTTCTGAAGTATATATGTAAAATCCTTAGTATTCATTTACCATTTAGCTAATGTGGCATTAAAAATATCCTGTGTTAAACGTTCAAATATTTCGGCATGAGCAGTTTCTTTTTGGGCGCCTTGCAATAATTCTCCTCCCGGATAATCATAAAAAAACGAGAAACGTTGCTCGAATTCTTCATCGGGTTTGTCATTGTCATAAAATCTTACATTCACGCTTACGGTTAATCTGTTTTGCGCTGCTCTATTATTGGCTTGAGCCGTCATTGGAGAAATGCGATATTCTGTAATTTCTCCTTCATAAACCAAATCGCCATTTGTATTTGTTAAGTTTAAATTGGTCTGGTTGACAATTAAATCTTGAAGGGCTAAAGTAAAGTCTCTATCAAAACCAGGTTCAATTAATTTAGCTGTATTTTGAAAGTAATTCACTTGAAACGTTTCAGCTTTTAGATCTCCAACCCCAGTAAAAGAGTAAGTTACACCGCAATTAAGTGTTATTAATGAGATGAAAAATATGATGACGTATTTAATAGTTTTCATTCTTTAATAAGTATTAGGGCGTTTCATAGTAATAAAAGCATAGATATAGGTGCCTTCTATCGTAAAAGACGTTGTGATTAATCGATAACCTTTGTAATGTTTATCGTTGATTAAATCTTCGGCTTCTTTTCTAATAGCCTCTGAGCTATTGGGAGAAAACGATAGTCGCAATCTGAATATTTCTACAGCTTTCATTTGTAGTTTTTTATTTTATGTATTGTCAAAAGTAATCAACCACAGTTAAAATAGAACAAGAAAGATAATTCTTTAGTATGGTTGGTTTCATAAACTTTTCTTAAAGATCGTATTGCTTAATTTTACGGTACAAGGTGCGTTCACTAATTCCTAGTTCTGCAGCTGCTAATTTACGTTTTCCTTGGTGGCGTTCAAGCGATTTTTTTATCAATTCTAACTCCTTGTCATGTAAAGATAAGGTTTCTTCCTCTTCGATTTCCTCTGCAAAATGATATTTATCTTGATTTTTATCATCAACATCAAAGTTATCTTCGGTTTGTTCAGGAATAGCTAGTATCTCTAGATCTTCATAGGTTTCTTGGCTAGATTTCTTTTGTTCTTCACCGTATATTTTTTGAATTAAGCCTTCATTGTCCTTTTCTACTTCGGAAATGTTGCCGCTTTTCATCAATTCCATTGTAAGTTTCTTGAGGTCATTTAAATCCCCTTTCATGTCAAACAACACCTTGTATAAAATCTCACGTTCATTACTGAAATCGCTTTCCGATTTGGAGGTGTTGACTACCGCTGGAAGATTAGAATTTCCGCTAGGCAAATAACTTTGTAATACTGAAGCACTAATCGTGCGGTTTTGCTCTAATACCGAAATTTGTTCAGCCACATTGCGCAACTGGCGGATATTACCATTCCATCTATGTTTTTGTAAATGCGGAATAGCATCATCAGTTAGTTTGATGGTTGGCATTTTATATTTCAATGCAAAGTCACTAGCAAATTTTCGGAATAACAAATGAATATCTTCTCTGCGTTCGCGGAGTGGAGGAAGGTGAATATCTATAGTACTCAAACGATAGTACAAATCTTCACGAAATTTTTCCTTTTTAATAGCTTCAAACATGTCGACGTTAGTCGCTGCTACAATTCTTACATTAGTTTTTTGAACCTTACTAGAACCCACTTTGATGAATTCACCATTCTCGAGTACACGAAGCAGTCTTACTTGGGTGGTCAATGGAAGTTCGCCAACTTCATCTAAAAATATAGTGCCTCCATCGGCTACTTCAAAATACCCATTACGTGTTTGAGAAGCCCCTGTAAAAGCGCCTTTTTCGTGACCAAACAACTCACTGTCAATAGTGCCTTCTGGAATCGCGCCACAGTTTACTGCAATGTATTTCCCATGTTTGCGATGTGATAACTGATGAATGATCTTTGGAATACTTTCTTTACCAACACCACTTTCTCCTGTAACTAATACTGAAATATCTGTAGGAGCAACCTGTATCGCTTTTTCAATAGCGCGATTGAGTTTTGGGTCGTTGCCTATGATTCCGAAACGTTGTTTTATGGCTTGTATTGATTCCATATCTAAGGACCTAATTGAATAGGAATTTTTTAATTTTAATTATTCTTTGAATACCCAATGGCCTTACCAATTAAGGTAGCACTGGTACAATTTATTACGTTTACATACACGAGATCACCAATCTTAAAATGTTCCTTAGGAAATACCGCAACCGTATTTTGTGAGGTGCGTCCAGACCATTCTTGGTTAGATTTTTTTGATTCGCGTTCAATTAAAACCTCTACCGTTGTATTGAGGTATTCTTTGGTTCTAATTTCACTGTGTTCACGCTGTCGTTGAACAATTTCAGCCAATCGCCGTTTTTTTACTGGTTCGGGAACATCATCTTCCATTTTTCGCTCTGCCATAGTGCCTGGCCGTTCTGAATACGTAAACATGTAACCAAAGTGATATTTTACATAATCCATTAAACTTAAGGTGTCTTCATGGTCTTGTTCTGTTTCTGTTGGGAAACCTGAAATAAGATCCTGACTGATAGAGCATTCTGGAAGTATGCGTCTTATATGATCAATAAGTTTAAAATATTCTTCACGCGTATGTAGGCGATTCATTTCTTTGAGTATGCGGTTGCTGCCGCTTTGAACTGGTAAATGAATATGCTTACATATATTATCGTACGTCGCCATCATCTCAATGACATCAAGCGTTAAATCTTGCGGGTTTGAGGTTGAAAAACGAATGCGCATTTTTGGTTGTGCTTTGGCACATAATGCAAGCAACTGGGCAAAATTTACAGCGGTTACTTTTTGCATATCACTGGCTTTTACAAAGTCTTTTTTAAGTCCGCCTCCATACCATAAATAACTGTCTACATTTTGACCTAACAGTGTAATTTCCTTATAGCCTTTACTCCAAAGATCATTGATTTCTTTAATAATACTTTGCGGATCACGGCTGCGTTCGCGACCTCTAGTAAAAGGTACTACGCAAAAGGTGCACATGTTGTCACAACCTCTTGTGATGGATACAAATGCCGTCACACCATTTGTGTTTAATCTGACAGGTGCAATATCTCCATAGGTTTCTTCTTTAGACAGAATTACATTAATGGCATCACGACCGTCATCGACTTCCGCAAGGAGATTAGGTAAATCTTTATAAGCATCTGGACCTACAACTAAATCTACAATTTTCTCTTCTTCTAAAAATTTGGTTTTCAAACGTTCAGCCATACAGCCTAACACGCCAACTTTCATTTTAGGATTAATACGTTTTACAGCGTTATATTTTTCTAAACGCTTTCTTACCGTTTGTTCGGCTTTGTCGCGTATGGAGCAGGTGTTGACCAAAACTAAATCAGCTTCTTCAAGATGTTGTGTGGTATTGAACCCTTGCTTAGATAAAATTGAGGCTACAATTTCACTGTCACTAAAATTCATAGCGCAGCCGTAACTTTCTATAAAAAGTTTTCGAGTATTTCCCTCTTTATGATCTAAAATTAGATTTTGACCTTGCTTCTTTTCGTCTATTGTTTTCTCCATGTATTTTACAAAGTAATCTGTATTCAATAAGCATGCAAAGATAGTATAATTTTAAGTATTATGACAAAGTGTCATAATGGATGTTGATTTGGATATGCTTAAATTTTAATGTATTTTAAAAATTAATTTAAACTTTCCTAGCAATGACTTTTACCGATATTCAACAAAAAATATTACATGCTCCAATGCTTGATTTTGGGCAGATTTTTAACAACAGCATAGAGCTTTTTAAGAAAGTTTGGCTTCAAGGCCTCATCATGTTGTTGCTTACTATTGCTTTTGCCATACCATTTGTTTTTATCGTTTATATGCCGTTAATCCTAATAGGAATAGCTGATACAGTGACCAATGGTAATTTTGAAACTCTAGCTCCTATTGCTATGCTATTTCTTATTGTAGCCTATCTCTTATTTATTTTTGCAAGTATGGTAGTGACCTTTGGATTGAAAGCAGCACTATATCGCATTATGCGTAAAAAA is part of the Formosa sp. Hel1_31_208 genome and harbors:
- the groL gene encoding chaperonin GroEL (60 kDa chaperone family; promotes refolding of misfolded polypeptides especially under stressful conditions; forms two stacked rings of heptamers to form a barrel-shaped 14mer; ends can be capped by GroES; misfolded proteins enter the barrel where they are refolded when GroES binds), encoding MAKDIKFDIEARDGLKRGVDALANAVKVTLGPKGRNVIISRSFGAPQVTKDGVTVAKEIELNDPLENMGAQMVKEVASKTNDLAGDGTTTATVLAQAIVKEGLKNVAAGANPMDLKRGIDKAVKAITENLEKQSKKVGSSSEMIKQVAAISANNDDTIGELIAKAFDKVGKEGVITVEEAKGMETYVDVVEGMQFDRGYLSPYFVTDSDKMIADLENPYILLFDKKISNLQEILPILEPVAQSGRPLVIVAEDVEGQALATLVVNKLRGGLKIAAVKAPGFGDRRKAMLEDIAILTGGTVISEERGFSLENADLSMLGTAESIMIDKDNTTIVNGAGKSSDIKARVNQIKAQIDTTTSDYDKEKLQERLAKLAGGVAVLYVGAASEVEMKEKKDRVDDALHATRAAVEEGIVAGGGVALVRAISVLEKITTDNLDETTGIQIVARAIEAPLRTIVENAGGEGSVVINKVLEGKKDFGFDAKSETYVDMLKAGIIDPKKVTRIALENAASVAGMILTTECALVDIKEDAPAGGMPPMGGGMPGMM
- the miaB gene encoding tRNA (N6-isopentenyl adenosine(37)-C2)-methylthiotransferase MiaB, whose amino-acid sequence is MEKTIDEKKQGQNLILDHKEGNTRKLFIESYGCAMNFSDSEIVASILSKQGFNTTQHLEEADLVLVNTCSIRDKAEQTVRKRLEKYNAVKRINPKMKVGVLGCMAERLKTKFLEEEKIVDLVVGPDAYKDLPNLLAEVDDGRDAINVILSKEETYGDIAPVRLNTNGVTAFVSITRGCDNMCTFCVVPFTRGRERSRDPQSIIKEINDLWSKGYKEITLLGQNVDSYLWYGGGLKKDFVKASDMQKVTAVNFAQLLALCAKAQPKMRIRFSTSNPQDLTLDVIEMMATYDNICKHIHLPVQSGSNRILKEMNRLHTREEYFKLIDHIRRILPECSISQDLISGFPTETEQDHEDTLSLMDYVKYHFGYMFTYSERPGTMAERKMEDDVPEPVKKRRLAEIVQRQREHSEIRTKEYLNTTVEVLIERESKKSNQEWSGRTSQNTVAVFPKEHFKIGDLVYVNVINCTSATLIGKAIGYSKNN
- a CDS encoding sigma-54-dependent Fis family transcriptional regulator: MESIQAIKQRFGIIGNDPKLNRAIEKAIQVAPTDISVLVTGESGVGKESIPKIIHQLSHRKHGKYIAVNCGAIPEGTIDSELFGHEKGAFTGASQTRNGYFEVADGGTIFLDEVGELPLTTQVRLLRVLENGEFIKVGSSKVQKTNVRIVAATNVDMFEAIKKEKFREDLYYRLSTIDIHLPPLRERREDIHLLFRKFASDFALKYKMPTIKLTDDAIPHLQKHRWNGNIRQLRNVAEQISVLEQNRTISASVLQSYLPSGNSNLPAVVNTSKSESDFSNEREILYKVLFDMKGDLNDLKKLTMELMKSGNISEVEKDNEGLIQKIYGEEQKKSSQETYEDLEILAIPEQTEDNFDVDDKNQDKYHFAEEIEEEETLSLHDKELELIKKSLERHQGKRKLAAAELGISERTLYRKIKQYDL
- the secG gene encoding preprotein translocase subunit SecG, which gives rise to MNTFTIFLILIVLVSFLLVVVVMVQNPKGGGLSSSFGGGGTQQLGGVKKTTDFLDKSTWALATLLLALILASNFAIPGAGGAVESKVIDGDATSTTTPAVPSTDTSADDIATPADSLN
- the groES gene encoding co-chaperone GroES, encoding MSLNIKPLADRVLIEPVEAETKTASGIIIPDNAKEKPQKGKVVAVGKGTKDEPMTVKSGDTVLYGKYAGTELKLEGKDYLIMRESDILAIV
- a CDS encoding LptE family protein, which gives rise to MKTIKYVIIFFISLITLNCGVTYSFTGVGDLKAETFQVNYFQNTAKLIEPGFDRDFTLALQDLIVNQTNLNLTNTNGDLVYEGEITEYRISPMTAQANNRAAQNRLTVSVNVRFYDNDKPDEEFEQRFSFFYDYPGGELLQGAQKETAHAEIFERLTQDIFNATLAKW